Proteins encoded by one window of Candidatus Odinarchaeum yellowstonii:
- a CDS encoding DNA-directed RNA polymerase subunit G, protein MASFTAIIKNISPTDNENIIRLEAETDTRDKIFVCELPRKLNTFNKDDRVELTLDYSKPPAGGKADIEMTGKIYSAETLEDSTALFISFSGLLSKFTFPTNYFPPHLKKTIYLAVKKI, encoded by the coding sequence ATGGCTAGCTTCACAGCAATTATAAAAAATATATCCCCCACTGATAATGAAAATATAATTAGACTAGAAGCTGAAACCGATACCCGGGACAAAATATTTGTTTGTGAATTACCGAGAAAGCTGAACACTTTTAATAAAGACGATCGCGTTGAACTTACATTAGATTACTCTAAACCACCCGCGGGGGGAAAAGCCGATATTGAAATGACCGGTAAAATTTACTCGGCGGAAACCTTAGAAGATTCGACAGCCCTTTTCATATCTTTTTCAGGGCTACTTTCAAAATTCACCTTCCCTACTAACTATTTCCCGCCCCACCTTAAAAAAACAATCTACCTTGCTGTTAAAAAAATATAA
- a CDS encoding transcription initiation factor IIB family protein has protein sequence MTESRCPECGGHVVVTTGEYVCSLCGLVIDQLFQQPLELLDNNNPKSRGALGERLHIVDGLGSYIDYYNSRRLSNLRLGEISDKRRTQLQRLKNAQNIYTRYTNRQTEYRILRILNQISTLLNLPSYIRDNAAYLYKKIKNKYQAKIVNHVSLIAVCLILSVREQKNTAPLTLTEVCAAFQKLGHRINERLITRTALKLRINLGYTVKVRRSEDYLIRMISMISNSDLIKAKLSHQITESYWHKLHLKALELLNKIPHVERGGRNPYVFAASIIYAAERSLAYEENRRPLLTQKEVASILEVAEYSIRDHYSHITKYISLT, from the coding sequence ATGACTGAAAGCAGGTGCCCCGAGTGCGGGGGACATGTTGTTGTAACAACCGGGGAGTATGTATGTTCACTATGCGGTTTAGTAATAGATCAATTATTCCAGCAACCTTTAGAATTATTAGATAACAATAATCCTAAGTCGAGAGGAGCCTTAGGTGAGCGCCTTCACATAGTTGACGGTTTAGGCAGCTACATCGACTATTATAATTCACGTAGGCTTTCAAATTTAAGGCTAGGGGAGATCTCAGATAAACGGCGAACCCAACTTCAAAGATTGAAAAACGCTCAGAATATTTATACACGTTACACCAACCGACAAACAGAGTATCGAATACTCAGAATACTCAACCAAATCTCAACTTTACTAAATCTCCCCTCTTATATCCGCGATAACGCGGCGTATCTTTATAAAAAAATAAAAAACAAGTATCAGGCTAAAATCGTAAACCACGTTTCTCTAATCGCAGTATGCCTTATCCTATCTGTTAGAGAGCAAAAAAACACCGCCCCTTTAACTTTAACAGAGGTATGTGCAGCGTTTCAAAAACTCGGTCATAGAATAAATGAGCGTTTAATAACCAGGACCGCGCTTAAACTTAGAATCAACTTAGGTTACACAGTGAAAGTAAGAAGAAGCGAAGACTACTTGATAAGAATGATCTCCATGATTTCAAACAGCGATCTCATAAAAGCTAAACTCTCACATCAAATCACCGAATCATACTGGCATAAACTTCATTTAAAAGCGTTAGAACTGTTGAATAAAATACCTCATGTGGAGCGAGGGGGAAGAAATCCTTACGTTTTCGCTGCCTCAATCATTTATGCAGCTGAGCGATCTCTCGCATATGAGGAGAACAGACGCCCCCTACTCACTCAGAAAGAAGTCGCCTCTATACTGGAGGTAGCTGAATACAGTATAAGAGATCATTACAGCCATATAACCAAGTATATTTCTCTAACTTAA
- a CDS encoding Lsm family RNA-binding protein: MAESTAGRKFFRELAMILESSVSVKTESNKTYTGILKGYDPNTLSICLEGVKDETGAQYHKVFLYGGKITELIKSEEPFDLAGLANELQKLFPPGEVKYIEDARLITVLNKIKVTESGVEGTGPLAERVKKVFDAYYSEKQKQ, translated from the coding sequence ATGGCGGAAAGCACTGCAGGTAGGAAATTTTTTAGAGAACTGGCCATGATTCTTGAATCATCTGTTTCAGTAAAAACAGAGTCGAATAAAACGTATACTGGAATTCTGAAGGGCTATGATCCCAACACTCTCAGCATCTGTCTAGAGGGGGTTAAAGATGAGACTGGAGCGCAGTACCATAAAGTTTTCTTATATGGAGGAAAGATTACAGAGCTTATTAAAAGCGAGGAGCCTTTCGACCTTGCTGGTCTAGCTAATGAGCTGCAAAAGCTTTTTCCTCCAGGTGAAGTCAAATATATTGAGGACGCCCGTCTAATAACTGTTCTTAATAAGATAAAGGTAACCGAGAGCGGGGTTGAAGGAACAGGGCCTTTAGCGGAACGTGTTAAGAAAGTATTTGATGCATATTACAGTGAAAAACAAAAACAGTGA